In Methanosarcina siciliae T4/M, one genomic interval encodes:
- a CDS encoding helix-turn-helix transcriptional regulator gives MSSSLCDTIWLSEKRKNLLFLLMEGPRDIEQIKTSLNVTAKAMMPQIKILKKQELVLQEGDTYELSEIGKLVVGNMLPLFNTLEVIEENKEYWASRDTNVIPKEMFMRLGELGECMVIEPDLNHLFDLPREFTENLAKSRCILSSLSYYHPLYPSLYSQLAKSEAEVELVLTESVFERLKNDSPGDLQSLFDSENTTVAVCEESLGIPTIAVTDRFMYLCLFDRQRKYDHRKVMSFDASALRWGRELFMHYRKSSREVTDV, from the coding sequence ATGAGCTCATCTTTATGCGATACTATCTGGCTTTCTGAAAAAAGGAAAAACCTTCTCTTCTTGTTGATGGAAGGGCCCCGGGACATCGAGCAGATTAAGACCTCTCTCAATGTGACTGCTAAAGCGATGATGCCTCAGATCAAGATCCTGAAAAAGCAGGAGTTGGTCCTCCAGGAGGGGGACACTTATGAACTTTCGGAGATTGGAAAACTGGTTGTAGGGAACATGCTGCCCCTGTTCAACACACTTGAGGTCATCGAGGAAAACAAGGAATACTGGGCAAGCCGGGATACAAACGTGATACCGAAGGAGATGTTCATGCGCCTTGGTGAACTTGGAGAATGCATGGTTATCGAACCTGACCTGAACCACCTTTTTGACCTCCCCAGGGAATTTACTGAAAATCTTGCAAAATCCAGGTGCATCCTGAGCTCTCTTTCTTATTATCATCCCCTGTATCCTTCTTTATATTCGCAGCTTGCAAAGAGTGAGGCTGAAGTGGAACTCGTGCTGACGGAATCCGTATTTGAAAGGCTCAAAAACGACTCTCCCGGCGACCTTCAGTCTCTTTTTGACTCCGAAAATACAACTGTAGCGGTCTGTGAAGAAAGCCTTGGTATTCCTACCATTGCTGTCACCGATCGTTTCATGTACCTCTGCCTTTTCGACAGGCAGAGAAAATATGACCACAGAAAGGTGATGAGCTTCGATGCAAGTGCACTTCGCTGGGGCAGGGAGCTTTTTATGCATTACAGGAAATCCTCCCGGGAAGTAACAGACGTTTAA
- a CDS encoding histidine kinase dimerization/phosphoacceptor domain -containing protein, whose translation MRFKDVPLKSKLVILIVVGVFLVLAVSTAVIINTVTAQEEMLAYQKSIEMASNYANQFDADMKANRAVARTLALTMDEYEASDREEAMDILKNILKENPDLIGVYVGYEPDAFDGRDSEYVNAPGHDETGRFVPYCNMINGQMTIDPLVNYDSSDYYQLPETTGKDVLTEPYFYEGVFMVSYDSPIFKDGEFKGIAGVDVPLEYVDEVASEIKTFDTGYAFMVSNTGIFLSHPTQKDWIGKKSLSDFDMEEIRRAASDIQKGIGGNIEIDDPTTGKTVIMFYEPVETGDFAFVLVVPKEEMLAGVTALRNRLLIISAISILFMAALAYMIARSITRPIDEIVEDFKSIAQDAVKGKLDVRAKTDVEIDFREIPTGLNEILKAVIIPIRETIRVTNALAKGELKERVNVDVQGEFRELGDTLDNFSETLNRIIDDSNAVLTAFQNNDFKREILVHGHGDFKLLTDGIEETRMALDLVTAQRREAEKALLDYAMELKRSNKLKEEMERVINNSPVIVFLWKYEEGWPAEFVSENITRLGYEAENFTSKEILYGDIVYPEDKEKMQKELARNVEEGCDVYTSEYRIFTKSGEVRWVDERTFIQRDGKGGIHLQGIILDITEHKKAEEALLQIEEIHKKEIHHRIKNNLQVISTLLYLESGNFTDEKVIEAFKDSQHRVKSMALVHEKLYQSEDMVSVDFADYIKNLADYLFQAYSTGSGKVSLKLDVENIFLGMDTAVPLGIIINELVSNALKHAFSKGEDGEICIQLHREGGNLSGKRENYKNTEDQVAKSEKVYSTGLSSSIQKDKKVEDRLTLLVSDNGKGFPENLDFRNTDSLGLQLVTALVDQINGCIELDTSRGTTFVIVFQELKYKPRV comes from the coding sequence ATGAGGTTCAAAGACGTCCCCTTAAAATCAAAGCTGGTTATCTTAATTGTTGTGGGGGTTTTTCTGGTGCTGGCTGTATCTACGGCAGTCATTATAAACACGGTTACGGCTCAAGAAGAAATGCTGGCCTACCAGAAATCCATCGAAATGGCTTCCAACTACGCAAACCAGTTTGATGCGGACATGAAAGCCAACAGGGCCGTTGCAAGAACCCTTGCACTCACGATGGACGAGTACGAAGCTTCCGACCGGGAAGAGGCAATGGATATCCTGAAAAATATCCTAAAAGAGAACCCCGATCTTATAGGGGTCTATGTAGGGTATGAGCCGGATGCTTTTGACGGCAGGGATTCCGAATATGTGAATGCTCCGGGGCATGATGAAACAGGCAGGTTCGTTCCTTACTGCAATATGATTAATGGGCAGATGACTATCGATCCCCTTGTCAATTATGATTCCTCGGACTACTACCAGCTTCCAGAAACCACAGGTAAAGACGTCCTGACCGAACCCTACTTTTATGAGGGAGTATTCATGGTGAGCTATGACTCTCCCATTTTTAAAGACGGAGAGTTCAAAGGGATAGCTGGCGTTGATGTCCCCCTTGAATATGTTGACGAGGTCGCAAGCGAGATCAAAACTTTTGATACCGGGTATGCTTTCATGGTGAGCAATACCGGGATCTTTCTCTCACATCCCACACAGAAGGACTGGATCGGAAAGAAGAGCCTTTCTGATTTTGACATGGAGGAAATTAGGAGGGCAGCCAGTGATATACAGAAGGGGATCGGAGGAAACATCGAAATCGATGACCCGACCACTGGCAAGACCGTTATTATGTTTTACGAACCGGTTGAAACCGGAGACTTTGCCTTCGTCCTGGTTGTCCCAAAAGAGGAAATGCTTGCCGGAGTTACTGCCCTGCGGAACAGGCTGCTGATCATTTCTGCAATTTCGATCCTGTTCATGGCTGCCCTGGCTTACATGATTGCCCGCTCTATCACAAGACCTATTGATGAAATCGTTGAGGACTTCAAGAGCATTGCCCAGGATGCGGTTAAAGGAAAGCTTGATGTAAGGGCAAAAACCGATGTGGAAATCGATTTCCGGGAAATCCCAACTGGTCTGAATGAAATCCTTAAAGCCGTAATTATCCCTATCAGGGAAACCATAAGGGTAACCAATGCCCTTGCAAAAGGGGAGTTAAAGGAACGGGTCAACGTAGATGTACAGGGGGAGTTCAGAGAGCTTGGGGATACCCTTGATAATTTTTCAGAAACCCTCAACAGGATAATTGATGATTCCAATGCTGTTCTGACAGCTTTTCAGAATAATGATTTCAAGCGAGAGATCCTTGTGCACGGGCATGGTGACTTTAAGCTTCTTACGGACGGAATTGAAGAGACTCGCATGGCTCTTGATCTTGTTACCGCTCAGCGCAGGGAAGCAGAAAAAGCTCTGTTGGACTACGCAATGGAGCTGAAACGTTCCAACAAGCTTAAAGAAGAAATGGAACGAGTCATCAATAATAGTCCTGTAATTGTCTTTTTATGGAAATATGAAGAAGGTTGGCCTGCGGAATTCGTCTCGGAAAACATTACAAGACTCGGCTATGAAGCTGAGAATTTTACCTCAAAGGAAATTCTTTACGGAGACATTGTCTATCCCGAGGACAAGGAAAAGATGCAAAAAGAACTTGCCAGAAATGTGGAAGAGGGCTGTGATGTCTATACCTCAGAATACCGGATCTTTACCAAATCCGGGGAAGTCCGCTGGGTGGACGAGAGGACTTTTATCCAGAGAGACGGGAAAGGAGGAATCCACCTCCAGGGCATTATCCTGGACATCACCGAGCACAAAAAAGCCGAAGAAGCTCTGCTGCAGATAGAAGAAATCCACAAAAAAGAAATCCATCACAGGATCAAGAACAACCTGCAGGTAATCTCAACCCTGCTCTACCTTGAATCTGGAAACTTCACTGACGAAAAGGTCATCGAAGCATTCAAAGACAGCCAGCACAGGGTTAAGTCAATGGCTCTTGTCCACGAAAAACTCTATCAGTCCGAAGACATGGTAAGTGTGGATTTTGCGGACTACATTAAAAACCTTGCTGATTACCTCTTCCAAGCCTACTCCACGGGCAGTGGAAAAGTCAGCCTGAAGCTTGATGTTGAGAACATTTTCCTGGGCATGGACACGGCAGTTCCCCTTGGTATCATCATCAACGAACTTGTCTCAAACGCCCTTAAACATGCCTTTTCCAAAGGTGAAGACGGGGAAATCTGCATCCAGCTGCACAGGGAAGGGGGAAATCTGTCCGGGAAAAGAGAAAATTATAAAAATACAGAAGATCAAGTGGCTAAGAGTGAGAAAGTTTATTCTACCGGTCTTAGTAGCAGCATACAGAAGGATAAAAAAGTAGAGGATAGGTTGACCCTGTTAGTGAGTGACAACGGCAAAGGGTTTCCTGAAAACCTTGATTTCAGAAACACGGATTCCCTCGGGCTCCAGCTGGTTACCGCACTTGTAGACCAGATTAACGGGTGCATAGAACTTGATACCAGTAGGGGAACCACGTTTGTAATTGTCTTTCAGGAGCTGAAGTACAAACCAAGGGTGTAA
- a CDS encoding response regulator, whose amino-acid sequence MAEGRILIVEDEHIVAIGIKRMLKGLGYTVTGVASSGEDAISKAESTFPDLVLMDIMLKGELDGVEAAKEIKARFDVPVVYLTAYSDSNIVERVKKTGPFGYIVKPFDEKDLHSNIEIALHRYRKEKENQEAIEEEKKD is encoded by the coding sequence ATGGCAGAAGGACGAATTCTGATAGTTGAAGATGAACATATCGTTGCGATAGGGATAAAGCGCATGTTGAAGGGCCTGGGATATACGGTTACAGGTGTCGCCTCATCCGGAGAGGATGCCATAAGCAAAGCCGAGAGCACCTTTCCTGACCTCGTGCTGATGGACATAATGCTTAAAGGAGAACTTGACGGTGTGGAAGCTGCAAAAGAGATCAAAGCACGCTTTGATGTGCCTGTGGTTTATCTGACTGCTTATTCCGACAGCAATATTGTCGAGAGGGTCAAAAAGACCGGACCCTTTGGCTACATCGTAAAACCCTTTGACGAAAAGGATCTGCACAGCAATATAGAAATAGCCCTGCACAGGTACAGGAAAGAAAAAGAAAACCAGGAAGCGATTGAAGAGGAAAAAAAAGACTGA
- a CDS encoding response regulator — MAEGRILIVEDEHIVAMGIKRMLKSLGYTLAGVASSGEDAISKTESTFPDLVLMDIMLKGDMNGIEAAKEIKARFDVPVIYLTACSESKIVERAWKTGPLGYIVKPFDEKDLQKSIDVALRRHRMEKNELEKGSEKAVKSSEKCGKSSRKYLESVKRTEPVECAESLQNLK, encoded by the coding sequence ATGGCAGAAGGTAGAATTCTGATAGTTGAAGATGAACATATTGTCGCAATGGGAATAAAACGGATGTTAAAGAGTTTGGGTTATACACTAGCAGGCGTTGCATCATCTGGAGAGGATGCCATAAGTAAAACCGAAAGCACTTTTCCTGACCTTGTACTGATGGACATAATGTTAAAAGGGGATATGAACGGGATAGAAGCTGCAAAAGAGATCAAAGCACGCTTTGATGTGCCTGTGATTTATCTGACCGCCTGCTCCGAAAGTAAAATAGTGGAACGTGCCTGGAAGACAGGACCTCTGGGATATATTGTGAAACCCTTTGACGAAAAGGACCTGCAAAAAAGTATTGATGTAGCTTTGCGCAGGCACAGGATGGAAAAAAATGAGCTTGAAAAGGGCTCTGAAAAAGCTGTGAAAAGTTCCGAAAAGTGTGGAAAAAGCTCCAGAAAGTATCTTGAGTCTGTTAAACGCACTGAACCTGTTGAATGCGCTGAAAGTCTTCAGAATTTAAAATAA
- the pap gene encoding polyphosphate:AMP phosphotransferase: MLEKLDLSQTINNEEYKKSMKTLEVKLGELQRRAWELKIPIILVFEGWHASGMGEDINRFILPLDPRGFDFHTMTRPCYEDLLKPFLLRFWARVPVKGRIGIFDRSWYSRAVIELYGKEKDEEPLENALEEINYFERQLADDGYLILKFFLHISEKEQKERFKKIKKRDIPLILDEYKGKNGIEQDFIEQYVGYLPVMEKILERTDAPNAPWTIVEANDRNFAVLKIMVTVTHAIETYIEEVTRTPGQQTIKYLDIGSVNLPILNGSTLEKTDLSKSISIEEYREAKKLYQHRLENLQYKLYRKKRAVVIVFEGWDAAGKGGDIHRLVEELNPRLYRVVPVGSPNDTEKTHHYLWRFCEAVPMAGHITIFDRSWYGRVLVERVEGFSTEEEWKRAYREINEFEKILTDAGVIILKFWLHIDKEIQLERFESRMKDPEKSWKITEEDWRNRKKWEDYKVAADEMLQKTSTTGAPWVVVESRDKHYSRIKVLKTVAETLEKELKKT; the protein is encoded by the coding sequence ATGCTTGAAAAGTTAGACTTATCCCAGACGATAAATAACGAAGAATATAAAAAGAGTATGAAAACACTTGAGGTTAAACTCGGGGAACTTCAACGCCGGGCATGGGAGCTAAAAATCCCTATAATACTTGTTTTTGAAGGCTGGCACGCATCAGGGATGGGGGAAGATATCAACCGTTTTATCCTGCCCCTGGACCCGAGAGGATTTGATTTCCACACCATGACCAGGCCCTGCTATGAAGATCTCCTCAAGCCTTTTCTTCTGCGGTTCTGGGCGCGGGTCCCTGTAAAGGGAAGGATTGGGATCTTTGACCGGAGCTGGTACAGCCGGGCAGTAATCGAGCTTTATGGAAAAGAAAAAGACGAAGAACCCCTGGAAAATGCCCTGGAAGAGATTAACTATTTTGAACGCCAGCTTGCAGACGATGGATATCTGATACTCAAATTTTTCCTCCATATAAGCGAAAAAGAACAGAAAGAACGTTTCAAGAAAATCAAAAAAAGGGATATCCCTCTGATCCTCGATGAATATAAAGGAAAAAACGGAATCGAACAGGACTTTATCGAGCAATACGTTGGATACCTGCCTGTTATGGAAAAAATACTTGAGAGAACCGACGCTCCAAATGCCCCCTGGACAATTGTCGAGGCAAATGACAGGAATTTTGCAGTCCTTAAAATAATGGTAACGGTAACCCACGCGATTGAGACATATATTGAAGAGGTGACAAGGACTCCTGGGCAGCAGACAATCAAGTACCTTGACATTGGAAGTGTAAATCTCCCGATACTTAACGGTTCAACCCTGGAAAAGACCGACCTCTCTAAAAGTATTTCCATAGAAGAATACAGGGAAGCTAAAAAACTTTACCAGCACAGACTTGAAAACCTTCAGTATAAACTTTATAGAAAAAAACGAGCGGTTGTCATAGTCTTTGAAGGCTGGGATGCTGCAGGGAAAGGAGGAGACATCCACCGCCTTGTTGAAGAACTCAACCCCCGGCTTTACAGGGTTGTGCCCGTTGGTTCGCCAAACGATACTGAAAAAACCCACCATTATCTCTGGCGTTTCTGTGAAGCTGTCCCTATGGCAGGGCACATAACCATTTTTGATAGAAGTTGGTACGGACGCGTCCTTGTAGAAAGAGTAGAAGGGTTCAGTACGGAAGAAGAATGGAAAAGAGCTTATCGGGAAATAAATGAATTTGAAAAAATCCTTACCGATGCGGGGGTGATTATCCTCAAGTTCTGGCTCCATATCGATAAAGAAATCCAGCTCGAACGTTTTGAAAGCCGTATGAAAGATCCTGAGAAAAGCTGGAAGATTACAGAAGAAGACTGGCGAAACCGGAAAAAGTGGGAAGACTATAAAGTTGCAGCCGACGAGATGCTCCAAAAAACGAGTACAACAGGTGCCCCCTGGGTAGTAGTTGAGTCCCGAGACAAACATTATTCAAGGATAAAAGTCCTGAAAACCGTAGCTGAAACCCTTGAAAAAGAATTAAAGAAGACTTAA
- a CDS encoding IS1 family transposase (programmed frameshift) has protein sequence MGKRGPKPQFTDVACPNKGCKLYGLTGQGNVTGNGTYISRGEKTRRYRCHACGKAFCNHTGTFYHDLRKDDKTIDLALKMSMKGMSIQAIADVLEVQPASVKRWLSRAAEQCDKVNDTMMKNVDVSKVEMDELWVIIQKNIPPRMKNYEDDGPWMWVSFAPGCRLILDFVIGPRKQYVADKLVELTIKHLPDKIPLFVTDGLNFYKEALLKQFGVLIEFPRTGKRGRPKKPKIVSSEDLRCAQVVKTRKNGVLEKVEKKIIFGEDIEQSEISTTLLERQNLTFRQDNNRVSRKTIGFSKMKEWLEIQMKLYCTYFNFCRGHGGLRYKDERGVECKNTPAREAGITESKWTLKEILTFRCFKTSIG, from the exons ATGGGGAAGAGAGGTCCTAAACCACAATTTACTGACGTTGCCTGTCCTAACAAAGGCTGCAAGCTCTACGGCCTTACTGGTCAAGGCAATGTTACTGGAAATGGAACTTACATAAGCCGTGGAGAAAAAACAAGAAGATATCGTTGCCATGCATGTGGCAAAGCATTTTGCAACCATACAGGTACTTTTTATCATGATCTTCGCAAAGATGATAAAACAATTGATTTAGCTTTAAAGATGTCTATGAAAGGAATGAGCATTCAAGCTATTGCCGATGTTTTAGAGGTACAACCTGCCAGCGTAAAGCGCTGGCTATCCCGTGCAGCTGAACAATGCGATAAAGTAAATGATACTATGATGAAGAACGTAGATGTGTCAAAGGTAGAAATGGATGAACTATGGGTTATAATCCAAAAAAATATTCC CCCACGAATGAAAAATTATGAAGATGATGGGCCCTGGATGTGGGTATCTTTTGCACCAGGTTGCAGGCTAATTCTTGACTTTGTAATAGGTCCAAGAAAGCAGTATGTTGCAGACAAACTGGTTGAGTTAACTATCAAACATCTTCCAGATAAAATCCCTCTTTTTGTCACAGATGGGTTGAACTTTTATAAAGAAGCTCTTTTAAAACAATTTGGAGTTTTGATAGAGTTCCCAAGAACTGGGAAAAGAGGAAGACCAAAGAAACCAAAAATCGTTTCCTCTGAGGATTTAAGGTGTGCACAGGTAGTAAAAACAAGAAAAAATGGAGTACTTGAGAAAGTAGAGAAGAAAATCATTTTTGGAGAAGACATTGAACAAAGCGAAATATCAACAACTTTACTGGAAAGACAAAACCTAACCTTCAGGCAGGATAACAACAGAGTGTCAAGGAAAACAATAGGGTTTTCAAAAATGAAAGAATGGTTAGAAATACAGATGAAGCTCTATTGCACGTATTTTAACTTCTGTAGAGGGCATGGAGGATTAAGATACAAAGATGAAAGAGGGGTTGAATGCAAAAATACACCTGCAAGAGAAGCAGGGATTACAGAGTCAAAGTGGACTTTGAAGGAAATACTGACATTTAGGTGTTTCAAAACATCAATCGGATAA
- a CDS encoding IS1 family transposase (programmed frameshift) translates to MNCPRCKSSNHTKNGIVCGRQRYKCHDCGYNYSVELKSTASSPLVKRQALQLYLEGLGFRSIGRFLGVSHVSVQKWIKKFGQEMEELKSENEISIVELDEMHTYIGNKKYCWIWIAVDRVGKKFINCSFGSRGTKTGQLLWEKLKKKEIGEVMTDHWRAYAEFIPETIHTQSKAETYTVEGYNGILRHFLARLRRKTKCYTKSIEMLKYSVLLLMKHRNKELSILN, encoded by the exons ATGAATTGCCCAAGATGCAAAAGTTCCAATCACACAAAAAACGGTATAGTTTGTGGACGTCAACGCTACAAATGCCACGATTGTGGGTATAACTATTCAGTCGAGCTAAAATCAACTGCTAGTTCTCCTTTAGTTAAGAGACAGGCTTTGCAACTTTATCTTGAGGGATTAGGATTTCGCTCAATAGGACGATTTTTAGGGGTAAGTCATGTTTCTGTCCAAAAATGGATAAAGAAATTTGGTCAGGAGATGGAGGAGCTAAAAAGCGAAAATGAGATATCTATTGTTGAACTGGATGAGATGCACACTTACATCGGTAAC AAAAAATATTGCTGGATCTGGATTGCTGTTGATAGAGTTGGGAAAAAGTTCATCAACTGCTCTTTTGGTAGCAGGGGAACGAAAACTGGACAACTACTCTGGGAAAAATTAAAGAAGAAAGAGATTGGAGAAGTGATGACTGATCACTGGAGGGCATATGCAGAGTTTATTCCTGAAACTATTCATACTCAATCCAAAGCAGAAACGTATACAGTTGAAGGATATAACGGCATATTAAGGCACTTTCTGGCAAGGTTGAGACGAAAGACAAAGTGTTATACCAAGAGTATTGAAATGCTAAAGTACTCTGTTCTTCTATTGATGAAACACAGAAATAAAGAGTTATCTATACTTAATTAA
- a CDS encoding DUF2551 domain-containing protein — MVSIRAKVKSRLEKFLEVDSNGYRRAILCIFIKVKKTTIDELHEMLSSRYNVSRNTVASMVGYIHSKLGILRAHKESYKTPMVYLLREEYIDLIMKIVASPSKSSTDSAA; from the coding sequence ATGGTATCCATCCGAGCTAAAGTAAAATCCAGATTAGAGAAATTTCTTGAAGTAGATTCCAATGGATATCGAAGGGCTATACTGTGTATCTTCATCAAGGTAAAGAAAACGACTATTGATGAGCTGCATGAAATGCTTTCAAGCAGGTATAACGTATCAAGAAACACGGTAGCATCCATGGTAGGCTATATCCATTCGAAACTCGGAATCCTGAGGGCACATAAAGAATCCTATAAAACCCCCATGGTTTACCTTTTGAGAGAGGAGTACATAGACCTGATAATGAAGATAGTTGCTTCGCCCTCGAAATCATCTACTGATTCTGCAGCCTGA
- a CDS encoding DUF1699 family protein — protein sequence MKIRVVSSREEIFTLNPNERIVHLAFRPSNKDIFGLVETCPKIEVIQLPKSYRRTVSRSIEMFLQMQRVQLLEGDVWGHRKDINEYYNIPASAIKKIKEMKMEGKSTEEIEKRVSRESKLNPEMVNYILNKEMPA from the coding sequence ATGAAAATTAGAGTAGTCAGTTCCAGAGAAGAAATCTTTACATTGAATCCAAACGAAAGAATAGTTCACCTGGCATTCAGGCCTTCAAACAAGGATATCTTTGGATTGGTTGAAACCTGCCCGAAAATTGAAGTAATTCAGCTGCCAAAATCATACAGGCGCACGGTCTCAAGATCTATAGAGATGTTCCTGCAGATGCAGCGTGTCCAGCTTCTCGAAGGAGATGTCTGGGGACACAGGAAAGATATTAATGAATATTACAACATTCCAGCTTCAGCAATCAAAAAGATTAAAGAAATGAAAATGGAAGGTAAATCTACAGAAGAGATCGAAAAAAGAGTTTCAAGGGAAAGTAAGCTGAACCCGGAAATGGTTAATTATATCCTGAATAAGGAAATGCCTGCCTGA